Proteins from one Camelina sativa cultivar DH55 chromosome 8, Cs, whole genome shotgun sequence genomic window:
- the LOC104707335 gene encoding nascent polypeptide-associated complex subunit alpha-like protein 4, with protein MPGPVIEEVNEEELMDSIKEQMKLQKENDVVVEDVKDGDEDDDDVDDDDDEVADGAGENESSKQSRSEKKSRKAMLKLGMKPVTDVSRVTIKRSKNVLFVISKPDVFKSPNSETYVIFGEAKIDDMSSQLQAQAAQRFKMPDVASMIPNTDASESSSVPQEEDDDEDVDETGVEAKDIDLVMTQAGVSKAKAVKALKANDGDIVSAIMELTT; from the exons atgccagGTCCAGTGATTGAGGAAGTGAACGAGGAGGAGCTTATGGATTCCATCAAAGAGCAGATGAAGCTCCAg AAGGAGAAcgatgttgttgttgaggatgtgaaagatggagatgaagacgacgatgatgttgatgacgacgacgacgaggtTGCAGATG GAGCTGGTGAGAATGAGAGTTCTAAGCAAAGTAGAAGCGAGAAGAAGAGCCGAAAGGCTATGCTGAAACTGGGGATGAAACCAGTCACAGATGTTAGCAGAGTGACTATCAAGAGATCAAAGAAT GTGTTGTTTGTGATCTCGAAGCCGGATGTTTTCAAGTCTCCTAATTCTGAGACTTATGTGATATTCGGTGAGGCTAAGATTGATGACATGAGCTCTCAGCTACAAGCACAAGCTGCTCAGAGGTTCAAGATGCCAGACGTTGCTTCCATGATCCCCAACACTGATGCTTCTGAATCCTCTTCTGTTCCACAAGAGGAGgatgacgatgaagatgttgatgagaCTGGTGTTGAAGCCAAGGACATTGATCTCGTCATGACTCAAGCTGGTGTCTCGAAGGCTAAGGCTGTTAAGGCTCTTAAAGCCAATGACGGAGATATTGTTTCCGCCATTATGGAACTCACTACATAG